In Zingiber officinale cultivar Zhangliang chromosome 3B, Zo_v1.1, whole genome shotgun sequence, a single window of DNA contains:
- the LOC121968656 gene encoding ras-related protein RABB1c-like isoform X2, with translation MSYAFLFKYIVIGDTDKRFQPVHDLTIGVEFGARMINIDKKPIKLQIWDTAGQESFRSITRSYYRGAAGALLVYDITRRETFNHLASWLEDARQHANAKMTIMLIGNKSDLAHRRAVSAEEGEQFAKDHGLIFMEASAKTAQNVEEAFIDTATNIYKKIQEGVFDVSNESYGIKIGYGGNTGPSDGRDGPSSQGAPCCS, from the exons ATGTCCTACGCCTTCCTCTTCAAGTACATCGTCATCGGCGACACAG ACAAGCGTTTCCAACCTGTGCACGACTTAACAATCGGGGTTGAATTCGGAGCGAGGATGATAAACATAGACAAGAAGCCCATAAAGCTGCAAATTTGGGACACG GCCGGGCAAGAATCATTCAGATCGATCACCAGATCCTATTACAGAGGTGCTGCCGGTGCATTGCTTGTGTACGACATCACTAGGAGGGAGACGTTCAACCATCTCGCGAGTTGGCTGGAAGATGCGAGGCAGCATGCCAATGCCAAGATGACGATCATGCTCATAGGCAACAAGTCAGACCTGGCTCACAGAAGAGCTGTCAGCGCCGAGGAAGGCGAACAATTCGCCAAGGACCATGGATTGATATTCATGGAAGCTTCGGCCAAAACTGCACAGAACGTCGAGGAG GCATTCATCGACACTGCAACAAACATCTACAAGAAGATTCAGGAGGGAGTATTTGATGTATCAAATGAA TCTTATGGAATCAAAATTGGTTATGGAGGAAATACAGGGCCATCAGATGGAAGAGATGGACCCTCTTCTCAAGGTGCTCCTTGTTGCAGCTAA
- the LOC121968656 gene encoding ras-related protein RABB1c-like isoform X1: MSYAFLFKYIVIGDTGVGKSCLLLQFTDKRFQPVHDLTIGVEFGARMINIDKKPIKLQIWDTAGQESFRSITRSYYRGAAGALLVYDITRRETFNHLASWLEDARQHANAKMTIMLIGNKSDLAHRRAVSAEEGEQFAKDHGLIFMEASAKTAQNVEEAFIDTATNIYKKIQEGVFDVSNESYGIKIGYGGNTGPSDGRDGPSSQGAPCCS, translated from the exons ATGTCCTACGCCTTCCTCTTCAAGTACATCGTCATCGGCGACACAG GAGTGGGGAAATCATGTCTTCTTCTGCAATTCACAGACAAGCGTTTCCAACCTGTGCACGACTTAACAATCGGGGTTGAATTCGGAGCGAGGATGATAAACATAGACAAGAAGCCCATAAAGCTGCAAATTTGGGACACG GCCGGGCAAGAATCATTCAGATCGATCACCAGATCCTATTACAGAGGTGCTGCCGGTGCATTGCTTGTGTACGACATCACTAGGAGGGAGACGTTCAACCATCTCGCGAGTTGGCTGGAAGATGCGAGGCAGCATGCCAATGCCAAGATGACGATCATGCTCATAGGCAACAAGTCAGACCTGGCTCACAGAAGAGCTGTCAGCGCCGAGGAAGGCGAACAATTCGCCAAGGACCATGGATTGATATTCATGGAAGCTTCGGCCAAAACTGCACAGAACGTCGAGGAG GCATTCATCGACACTGCAACAAACATCTACAAGAAGATTCAGGAGGGAGTATTTGATGTATCAAATGAA TCTTATGGAATCAAAATTGGTTATGGAGGAAATACAGGGCCATCAGATGGAAGAGATGGACCCTCTTCTCAAGGTGCTCCTTGTTGCAGCTAA